ATGTTAACTACCCAAACTGCACTCAACATTGACACCAAAGTGTTTTGTTGCATACTTGTGTTGATAGAAGGTCTTGCATCAAGCCCTGGCTCTGCAGCAGCCTCAAATCCGTGGTTTACTGCAGTAAAACGAACATTATGGTAAACATCACCATAGTCTATGTCAAATATAGTAAAAAATTAATTCTCTCAAATGTTTAGGACCATTACCATGTGCTTGCATCTGATAAGATAAATCAAGTCCTTCTTTCATCCGGAGGACACATACACCATATTGCAAGTCAAAAGCATCACTAAGAAAAAAATGCCATAATGATAGTTCATTGTCACAAGGCATTTAAGCAAAAGCTGTTAAGTAGATGTGCTGCTTAAAGTAAGACTTACTGTAAAATGCCTATGTAATTATCAGTAGTAGTTGGTGGACATTTGCGCCAGTTCTTCTGAAATCCCATTACCAAGACATTTGGTCGAATGCGACCCAAACCTGCTCCCTACAGAGACACATCAGAATTAATCAGGGAGGAATCACATCAGTAAATTTCACCAGGACTTCCATTAAAAAGCAAATGACTGAACAGGGAATATAcaaatttaatgttttaaaaatgtttctttaatatttccattaaatatttttatcgTGTTCCAACGTGGAACCGAAGTAGAACTTTTTCCAGGATATTAATATCTCCTTTGTTTTCCTGATGATGTTTGGTTAtgtttgttctttaaaaaaaactctgtggTCAGGTGTGAACAGGTGTGACACTTATATTGCATACATGAAGTTAACTCAAATATTAGTAACTGTTTGCACTAGAACTGTTTTATGGGTTTCAGACGAATTCATTTTTATCCTCACCTCAAAATTCTAGGCTAATTTATGTAGATTTATTACATAATCCTAattacaaaatgtggaaaagttcaaacAGGTGAATATTTTTGCAAGGCACAGCACTTGTGCGGTGAATGAATGACCTGCAGCAACATCTGTGCTCCAGTGCGCAGGTTATCAGCAACTACTCCATTATAGAAAGATTTGATGCCTCGCTTGTTGAGCCATGCCACATGACTGCTGCTATTGGCGGCATTCAGAGCGTCAGGTGATGGACCTCCCTGTGAAGCAAATGTAACtttaatgatcatttttataTCATTCTCCTTGCTATGGAAACATAGCAATTcacattgtttaaaatgtctaaACTCTAATGACCAAATCAACTTACTATAATGACATTCCCACACATCATCAGACTCTGGTTCTTGGTGAAGGTACCTACAAAGTCTACCAGACCTGGCCGCAAACTTGGAGGCCCAGTAAGAACCAGACACTGTGGCCTAAGAGAAGAAAAAGGGAGGTGAATATTGAAACAAGGATCAAGAAATGCAACTATATATAGGAAATAGGCATGTTACATATGTCACTTGTGTAAGAATTGTGTAAGGACAATCCTGACCAATTGGTAATGCTAATGATGTGGCAGTATACTGAATATGGAATACCTATAATTCTTTATGTGCTCATCTACATGGTTGAGACCCACACAGTAAGACAGTGCCATGTTATATGAGCCTGCCTGCACGGAGGAACCCCAATTTACAGCTACAGcagaaaatagaaaacaatATTGTGATTATGTCACTATAgtgtaattacaaaaaaatacatataaacctTAAGCAACTGGTATTGAATTTTTCATCATGGTTCAGAAAGCACGGGTGACTTACAGGGCTTCTTGTAGAGCACATATCCCAATAGAAAGAGCACTATCCCAATGGCAATTAGAGCAGCCCACCAGGTGAGCAAAAACATGATGACCACTGACACCACAGCACCCACTAGAGATGCCCATTTACTGTAGAACCGAAATGAGGGACgccaacctgtaaacaaacAGGCGGGAAATAACACATGCTGGCCATGCAATGGTTGAGTTACTTATTaaggtaaaacaaacaaatctactGTGCATGTAGCAGCAgatattaaaacaacaaaatatttgtaCTAGTGTCATTCTTTACACTGTtcattatacataaataaatagaaatgcagATCAAGTTTTCATTCTCACCTGGAGAGTTAGTGATGGATGCATGGAAACAGCTGAAGTTGATGAGAGCATAGGAGCACAGGAAAAAGTTGGAGATGATAGGAGCAATAGTGTTCAGCTCAGCTGAAATGTATTTTGGATGGGAAATATCAGTAAATCTTAACTATTATGTGCACACAGAGATTGTAGTACATTAGAAGTCAGCGCAGCAGTGACTTGTGACCATAGATGTTGGTGGGGCAGGATGACATAGCCTCAAACGAAAAGAAGCCGAGAAACTCTCAAAATTTGTCTTAAGCTATAAGCTAATAGCTTAGTGAATTTTTAGAGTAATCCTGTAAAAGACAGTTGGGAGTCGAAAACCTTTCAGGTTATCCAGTATAAAGTGCAGCAGTTTGTTAGAAGCATTTATAAacataactttatttaatagtgtcaaaaacaacacaaatgacctgaaatAATCTCGAACAAACTTGGACacagtttcttctttttctgtgtACAGACACAGCAAATGCACTtacactttgtttttatttcaatagtttacattaaaacaaaatcttGGAGgtcaacaaaatatttaaaagtccaattttgcataaaaaaaacattacctgTCCTGTTCACTAGTTGCAGTTCCTGTTTTTGACCACTAGGTGCAATAATAACTCTATGGTcttaaaaacatacagaaaggAAATGTGAGGTTGAAGAAGGGGGGAAAAGTGTATCAGTGGCTTAAATCTGTCATATAGcaattttttgtaattattgctCATTTAAAAGAGGCAACAGATTTTAAAATGGAGTTGTAAATGTGGACTTCATGAGGTTTCACTTCTGATAAACTTCTCATATGGTGTAGTGCTCTGCCCCACAAGCACCCATGTATGAGCCACCACTAAGcttctaaaatatttttgaatttttGCCTACCAATGAGAATGAAGCATACGGCGATGATGTAGGTTAAGAGGTAGCTCCTGTATGGCTCATCGTTCTTTCCATAGCCCTTTCCAAAAAATCCAATCACTGGATACAACTGGTCTTTGCAAAGACACTAgtacaagacaaataaaatgtatgctACATTCATCATTGATGAGATAAGACGTCACCGTAACACTTGGAACtacacacagagcaaaaaaagTGCATCAGTGAAAATTCACCTGAAATACTTTGGGGGCTGAAACCAGGCAAGCCAGAGCAGAGGACAAAGTAGCTCCAAATATGCCTGCTGCAATCAGGGGTGCAAATCCAGACACCATACTCATGGTCTAGagtgtgaaaacaaaaacagtcatTACAATTAATGCAATATGAAATACACTTAAAATTTTTCATTTCAACTGGTAATTATATCTTATGGGTACTTGGTAATTATTGCTAAGGCCATAATTGCAGGTATTGTTGGAAATGCAGTCACTGAAGTTCCAGCCATATTTACAGGCTGTCCCCAGGCAGTCCGTAACATCAGACCCAGTGATTAGAAGAGTGTCATTGAGATTACCAGAAGCATCGCGAACTACACATGAGCCTggtagagaaaaaaacattattttaaaatgctaacaatgatgaattatatttattcattcattcaccttgaACTTTATCCTGATCTAGGTCACACTGGATCTAGAGCCTATCCTGtgaacactgggctcaaagaaaaaatatatcctGCATGGAATGCCAGTCCATAACATGgcacattgcacacacacatacacactgttttCCTCCCACCCACTAGCTTGATTTTGTCCAGGGGGAGAAAGCCAGAAAGGCCAGAGGCAATCCATGTGAACACATGGAGAGCATGAAAACTTCCTCAGAgaagtaacccaagctcaggctcaaccctggagctgtgtcAGGAACACTAGCCACTGTGCCAACGTACCACTCCAGCCAAAATCTAGATGCATTTATAGGTATAGTGTCAAGCAAAAAAttatcagaaaaaaaactttttgttttatgattttCCTAAATATATGCTGCTGGATCTTACCAATGGTAGCAGAGATGATGAGATAAGACACCGTAGTCCAGAAAATGGCCAGCATTGTGCCACGGGGTATAGCTATATTTGGGTCCTATGAGGATATGTATGTTAGAATATGGATGTATATACAGAATAACAACTAAAATACGCATACATATGTGTATCAAAGAGATTTTATGAGATTTTTGTATCTTAAAGGAGTGAAAAACTTGACTGAAATAGCTATGCTTGCCTTCAGATCTCCAGAGATATTGGCTCCTGCAAGAATGCCTGTGGCTGAGGGAAAGAAGATGGAGAACATGCCAAAGAAGCTGCCTTCTGGCCCACGCCAGTTGGGCACAAAGTTATCTGCAAAAATATCCGCTGGTAGGCACAAAGAAAAGCACACTGTGAGACACATGCACTTACATTTGTAATCTGCTGAGAGGAAGCATATGCTCTACTATCATGCCACACTGACCTTTGTAGCTGAAGAAGCCTGTAGCTTGCTTCTGAGGAGTGGCGGGGATGATGGTACCAACAATGTAGTTTACGAAGGAAACCATGATAACGAAGAAGAACAAAACCTGGGCCTGTTGGATTGATTAACAACACAGTTTGCTATGGTAAGGCTTTTTAATTCAGCTTGGTAAATATACTATAAACAAAATGCTCTTTGATTCTGACACAGACCTTGGACTCCCACTCCATTCCAGCTAAAGAAATTGCTAGCAGGCAGGTGACAGTGATTACACCAATGATGCGAATGTCATTGAGGGGGTCTACCATGTATGTACCACTCTCCTAACATTGGATAAAAGAAGGGCTATTTAACACAAATATTATTCCAACAGGAATAGTGAACCCAGGATGCAAGCCTATAGATGTTTTAAGGTTACCTGCATTAGTGCTTGTACAGTCTCAGCAAAGCCTACAGTGTGCATAGCCACAGCTACTGCATTAGCAAATGCAAAGATCAGTCCAATGGATCCTCCCAGCTCTGGGCCCAAACTGCGTGAGATCAGAAAATAAGTGCCACCTGTGGAAGAATTAAGGTGTGAATTAGGAAAGCTTCTGGAGTTGTTTGTTGCCATGTAATGGAAATGTGCtgagtaaaataagtaaatgtcTTGCCTCCTTTGACTTTGCCATTGGTAGCAATGGCGGAGGTAGAGAGGCCAGTGATCCCAGTGATGCAGGAAGAAAGCAGGATAATAATCCATGTAAAACCTTAAGAACAAGTTTTTAAACAAGTTAAAAACATAAGTGCCCCTAATGAAACATACAAGAATACTATttgaaatacagtataaaagatTTCAGGACTTATCGGGGGTCGCATTCATTAAACATTCACATGATTCCATGCATTTAATCTATCCAACCATTTTCCGtgctgcttatcctacacagtgtTGAAGGAAACCTGGAACCTATCCAAAGGTACTCAGGACACAAGGCAGGGGAAATCTAACCCTAGGgccatcacaaggcacaattGCACATACAATCACAGAAAGTTTAGAGATGCACCTGATGCATGTCTTTAGAATGCcctaaaacatgcacacaaggtggagatgggaatcaaacccccaacacaGGAGATGTGAGGCAAATATGCTGACTATGAAGTCACTGCACCCTCCAGATTTGGTATTACATGATAATTAttcatgtacatacagtacacacatttgTAGGCTGTAAAGTGACCTACGAATCAAGAATCATGAATTCTGACACTGTCATCAtaataaacaatgttttcaaaaaaaattttgGACATCTGATCACATCCATATTTGGCCTTCCCCAAAATCTTTGCCACaaatttagaaagaaaattatttcttAGATGCCCTGAACTTAACATCACTGATcacctttgagatgaactgAAAAACAGAGTGTGTATCAGGCCTCTTGACCTCCTAAATCCTTCCCAAATTTGCAATTAATCAAGAAGTATTTAGGATCATTTAGATGTTTTCTAAATCATTTATAGTGTGTACACAtacaaatcacatttttatgtgATAGTCATACAGCTACAGCTCTTCTTTTGAGtcagtgttaaataaagaatGTCTGATGTACCAATTCCAGCTTGAGAAGTGATCCAGGGAAGCCTCAGGTACAGAATCACTCCCCAGATGTTGAGCATACACCGAACCTGTGGAACAAAATTATAGATGTTCCAAGTTAAAATACAACTGTTCTGTTCCTGTACAATCAAACCTTGAGTCTGTAAATGTTGTTTTCATCACTTACATACGTGCATAATAATTAGTTTGATGAAAATGTATCCAATAAAGCCAAGGGCAATAAAATCTACTTTTTTTACTACTGTAGCTTTCTCTGCCAGTCTACAATTTATTCCAACCCCACTGCTCAGCATGAGGATTTCATATGATTCTTACACAATTCTTAATTGGTATATTATTCACAGTGTAGATGAGCTTTAATTGCCCCTTACCATGACCCCCTGTACCCATCCAAAGCGAGCAGGCTCAGGAGGAGGTTCAGCTGTCTCTTCATCAGGACTCTCTTTATTACCACTCGTCTCCTCATACAGAGGAGGTGGTGAACTATCTTCCTACAacattaaagcattttaaaattacttttaacTTTTTACTGATTCTCATATTAAAGTTTACATGAAATCACCCTGTTAATAAATTCATACTTTATCATTTATGAAACTGAATCTACattgttcattattattcacaCCATGAATCTCTAACCCAGTACCACCTACCTCATGGTTGGAGTGTAGCTGAAAGAGAGATGGTCTTAATTTTTTCGATCTCCCAAAAACCTCTGTGTTGGCATAAAAGTCATAACTAGGAGGAGAATCTATTGTATCATATCCAGACAGCACAGTAGAGCTACGTGGGGTCACTCCATTCAGGTCATAACCACTGTTTTCCTCTACAGTGTACCGCCGGTTGTCACCACCATTGAGTGCTGGAGAGACAGAGTATTGGCTTCGGAATGAAGTGAGGTTGATCACCTcattattatacagtgtgtCCTCCATGAGTGACTAAAAGCCAGTGTGAGCTGGTGACTGGTGCACGGGTTATATTGTACCTGAACCGGAAATGTTCTCAGTTTTGTTCTTGGACTATACAAACATAGAACCATTTGGCATTTTTTGTAACGGTCAGTAATTCTTAAAGAGCTGCCCCAGGGTCTTTGGCTTGTACTTAAGCTTGTTAACATAATCACAACACAATGACTCTGATCTAAATCAGGATAACCTTCCTGCAGGCTACGATTCTTTCCAAAGCCAGTCATTAAAAATGAGGACAACTGCAAATTTGATGATGAATGGAGAGTATAAAGAGATATAAATGTGCAGAGTCTATAAAAGCAAACTCATTCTTCTGATTATGCTTTAACCTGAAATACCAGGCCAACTGATACACTGAAGAGATTTGTAGAATTTAAACTCCTTCTTGGTGACCTTCGCTTCAGGTACTCATGTAATGCCATGTAAAACATTACAACAAATCATTAGCGTTTCAGCTGAACGACTTTTGCCTAAGGCACTGAATAATCATTC
Above is a window of Tachysurus vachellii isolate PV-2020 chromosome 9, HZAU_Pvac_v1, whole genome shotgun sequence DNA encoding:
- the slc12a3 gene encoding solute carrier family 12 member 3; the protein is MEDTLYNNEVINLTSFRSQYSVSPALNGGDNRRYTVEENSGYDLNGVTPRSSTVLSGYDTIDSPPSYDFYANTEVFGRSKKLRPSLFQLHSNHEEDSSPPPLYEETSGNKESPDEETAEPPPEPARFGWVQGVMVRCMLNIWGVILYLRLPWITSQAGIGFTWIIILLSSCITGITGLSTSAIATNGKVKGGGTYFLISRSLGPELGGSIGLIFAFANAVAVAMHTVGFAETVQALMQESGTYMVDPLNDIRIIGVITVTCLLAISLAGMEWESKAQVLFFFVIMVSFVNYIVGTIIPATPQKQATGFFSYKADIFADNFVPNWRGPEGSFFGMFSIFFPSATGILAGANISGDLKDPNIAIPRGTMLAIFWTTVSYLIISATIGSCVVRDASGNLNDTLLITGSDVTDCLGTACKYGWNFSDCISNNTCNYGLSNNYQTMSMVSGFAPLIAAGIFGATLSSALACLVSAPKVFQCLCKDQLYPVIGFFGKGYGKNDEPYRSYLLTYIIAVCFILIAELNTIAPIISNFFLCSYALINFSCFHASITNSPGWRPSFRFYSKWASLVGAVVSVVIMFLLTWWAALIAIGIVLFLLGYVLYKKPSVNWGSSVQAGSYNMALSYCVGLNHVDEHIKNYRPQCLVLTGPPSLRPGLVDFVGTFTKNQSLMMCGNVIIGGPSPDALNAANSSSHVAWLNKRGIKSFYNGVVADNLRTGAQMLLQGAGLGRIRPNVLVMGFQKNWRKCPPTTTDNYIGILHDAFDLQYGVCVLRMKEGLDLSYQMQAHVNHGFEAAAEPGLDARPSINTMDPESLCAMPQPTSVFQSKQEKKTIDVYWLFDDGGLTLLLPYLLKRKKRWGRCKVRVFVGGEIQHVEEQKQELTALISKFRLGFHEIHVLPDINEKPQPEHVKKFEDLLAPYRAHAIHKNEEGEGQATSDFPWIVSDEAMEKNTTKSFRQIRINEILQDYSRDAALIILTMPIGRRGACPSALYMAWLETVSRDLRPPVLLVRGNQESVLTFYCQ